A part of Rhinolophus ferrumequinum isolate MPI-CBG mRhiFer1 chromosome 11, mRhiFer1_v1.p, whole genome shotgun sequence genomic DNA contains:
- the EIF3F gene encoding eukaryotic translation initiation factor 3 subunit F — protein MATPAVPASAAPTTPTPAMAAAPASAPAPAPASAPAPAPAPVPVPAPTPAPSSSPDPAAAAAATAAPGQTQASLPAAAQTPAQSLASPALPGPFPGGRVVRLHPVILASIVDSYERRNEGAARVIGTLLGTVDKHSVEVTNCFSVPHNESEDEVAVDMEFAKNMYELHKKVSPNELILGWYATGHDITEHSVLIHEYYSREAPNPIHLTVDTSLQNGRMSIKAYISTLMGVPGRTMGVMFTPLTVKYAYYDTERIGVDLIMKTCFSPNRVIGLSSDLQQVAGSSARIQDALSTVLQYAEDVLSGKVSADNTVGRFLMSLVNQVPKIVPDDFETMLNSNINDLLMVTYLANLTQSQIALNEKLVNL, from the exons ATGGCCACACCGGCGGTACCGGCGAGTGCTGCTCCCACCACTCCGACCCCAGCCATGGCTGctgccccagcctcagccccagccccggccccagCCTCAGCTCCAGCGCCGGCGCCGGCTCCAGTGCCGGTTCCAGCTCCAACTCCAGCTCCATCCTCATCCCCAGACCCGGCGGCAGCAGCGGCTGCGACCGCGGCCCCGGGCCAGACCCAGGCTTCACTGCCAGCAGCAGCGCAGACCCCGGCGCAGTCGCTGGCTAGTCCTGCTCTACCCGGCCCCTTCCCCGGCGGCCGTGTGGTCCGACTGCACCCTGTCATTTTGGCCTCTATCGTGGACAGCTACGAGCGACGCAACGAGGGTGCTGCCCGAGTTATCGGGACCCTGCTGG GAACCGTTGACAAGCACTCGGTGGAAGTCACCAATTGCTTTTCAGTGCCACACAATGAATCAGAAGATGAG GTGGCTGTTGACATGGAATTCGCTAAGAACATGTATGAATTACACAAGAAAGTCTCTCCAAATGAGCTCATCCTGGGCTG GTACGCTACAGGCCATGACATCACAGAGCACTCTGTGCTGATCCATGAGTACTACAGCCGGGAAGCCCCCAACCCCATTCACCTCACTGTGGACACGAGCCTTCAGAACGGCCGCATGAGCATCAAGGCCTATATCAG cactttAATGGGAGTCCCTGGGAGGACCATGGGGGTGATGTTCACGCCTCTGACAGTGAAATACGCGTATTACGACACTGAGCGCATCGGAG TTGACCTGATCATGAAAACCTGTTTTAGCCCCAACCGGGTGATTGGACTCTCCAGTGACCTGCAGCAAGTAGCAGGGTCATCGGCTCGTATCCAGGATGCCCTGAGCACAGTGCTGCAGTATGCAGAAGATGTGCTg TCTGGAAAGGTGTCAGCTGACAACACTGTGGGCCgcttcttgatgagtctggttaaccAAGTCCCCAAGATCGTTCCTGATGACTTCGAGACCATGCTCAACAGCAACATCAAT GACCTGCTGATGGTGACCTACCTGGCCAATCTCACACAGTCACAGATTGCCCTCAATGAGAAACTTGTAAACCTGTGA